A portion of the Feifania hominis genome contains these proteins:
- a CDS encoding TM2 domain-containing protein has translation MYCRVCGEQYETGKPNCPRCKAAAGVGTNYCYNCGERTVPGSAVCPKCGAVLYVNSGYQPGAGQSYQNTNQGPWQQPYYGAPSGYSQKSKLVAGLLGIFLGYIGIHNFYLGFTSRAVLQIVVTVLTCGIGGLWGFIEGILIIAGNIQTDANGVPLRD, from the coding sequence ATGTATTGCAGAGTGTGTGGAGAACAGTATGAGACCGGCAAGCCGAACTGCCCGAGGTGCAAGGCCGCTGCGGGCGTGGGTACGAACTATTGCTACAACTGCGGCGAGAGGACGGTGCCGGGCTCGGCGGTCTGCCCGAAGTGCGGCGCGGTGCTCTATGTCAACAGCGGCTACCAGCCGGGCGCCGGGCAGAGTTACCAGAACACAAACCAGGGCCCCTGGCAGCAGCCCTACTACGGCGCGCCGAGCGGCTACAGTCAGAAGTCGAAGCTGGTCGCGGGACTGCTGGGCATCTTTCTCGGCTACATCGGCATTCACAACTTCTACCTGGGCTTTACCAGCCGCGCGGTGCTCCAGATTGTGGTGACGGTTCTCACCTGCGGCATCGGCGGGCTGTGGGGCTTCATCGAGGGAATTCTCATCATCGCGGGCAACATTCAGACCGACGCCAACGGCGTGCCGCTGAGGGATTGA
- a CDS encoding phosphoglycerate kinase — MLNKKTIEDIDVKGKRVFVRCDFNVPLNADGVITDDKRIRESLKTIKYLMDHGARVILSSHLGRPKGEFNMKYSLAPVAARLSELLGVEVKMAKDVVGESAKSLAASLKDGEAMLIENVRFHKEEEKNDPAFAKELASMADIYVNDAFGTSHRAHASTEGVAQYLPAVCGYLIQKEIEVMGKALSDPARPFAAILGGAKVSDKIGVINNLLDKVDILIVGGGMAYTFIKAQGGEIGTSLCEEDKLDLAREMIKKAQDKGVKFLLPVDTVVAQEFKADAEAKTVRAGEVPAGWMGLDIGEETIKLFSDAVKSAKTVVWNGPMGVFEFERFAKGTKEIAKAVAESGAISIIGGGDSAAAVEQLGFADKMTHISTGGGASLEFLEGRELPGIAALNDR, encoded by the coding sequence ATGTTAAACAAGAAGACCATCGAAGACATTGACGTAAAGGGCAAACGCGTATTTGTGCGCTGCGACTTCAACGTCCCGCTGAATGCCGACGGTGTCATCACCGACGACAAGAGAATCCGCGAGTCGCTCAAGACCATCAAGTATCTGATGGACCACGGCGCGAGAGTCATCCTGTCCTCCCATCTCGGCCGCCCGAAAGGCGAGTTCAACATGAAGTACTCCCTGGCGCCGGTCGCCGCCCGTCTGTCTGAGCTGCTGGGCGTCGAGGTGAAGATGGCAAAGGACGTCGTCGGCGAGAGCGCCAAGAGTCTTGCCGCCTCTCTCAAAGACGGCGAGGCAATGCTCATTGAAAACGTCCGCTTCCACAAGGAGGAGGAGAAAAACGACCCCGCATTTGCCAAGGAGCTCGCCTCCATGGCCGACATCTATGTCAACGACGCGTTCGGGACCTCCCACCGCGCCCACGCCTCCACCGAGGGCGTTGCGCAGTATCTGCCGGCTGTCTGCGGCTACCTGATCCAAAAGGAGATCGAGGTCATGGGCAAGGCCCTGTCCGATCCGGCCCGCCCGTTTGCGGCGATTCTCGGCGGCGCAAAAGTCTCCGACAAGATCGGCGTCATCAACAACCTGCTTGACAAGGTCGACATTCTCATCGTCGGCGGCGGCATGGCCTACACGTTCATCAAGGCGCAGGGCGGCGAAATCGGCACATCCCTGTGTGAGGAAGACAAGCTCGACCTCGCCCGCGAGATGATCAAAAAAGCGCAGGATAAGGGCGTGAAGTTCCTGCTGCCGGTCGACACCGTGGTTGCGCAGGAGTTCAAGGCTGACGCCGAGGCCAAGACGGTCCGCGCGGGCGAAGTTCCGGCCGGCTGGATGGGTCTTGACATCGGCGAAGAGACCATCAAGCTCTTCTCCGACGCGGTCAAATCGGCCAAGACTGTTGTCTGGAACGGACCGATGGGCGTGTTTGAGTTTGAGCGCTTCGCCAAGGGCACCAAGGAGATCGCCAAGGCCGTGGCCGAGTCCGGCGCCATCTCCATCATCGGCGGCGGCGACTCTGCCGCGGCGGTCGAGCAGCTCGGCTTTGCCGACAAGATGACCCACATCTCCACCGGCGGCGGCGCCTCTCTCGAGTTCCTCGAGGGCAGAGAGCTGCCCGGCATTGCCGCGCTCAACGACAGATAA